In one window of Candidatus Methanosuratincola sp. DNA:
- a CDS encoding NAD(P)H-hydrate dehydratase, producing the protein MSEALSPEEIRAIDVNCEFLGVSRLQLMENAGRAVVEAIMAAHGLNSKSVLVLAHTGNKGGDGFVAARHAASAGARVTVVLLAKPDQISTEEARANFSAVSRMRNSVTLLTAPTESELALLEGLFGSADIIVDAMLGTGARGVLREPVRTAVRMANSARGLRVAIDVPTGIDSRTGEVMGDAFRADLTVTHHKPKTGIVKDVAKGYVGELRTVGIGVPPEAEIFAGPGDISLALPPRRLHSHKGENGRLLVIGGSSRYTGAPALAAMAALRTGIDLAVVAVPRSIAREVRGYSPDLIVVPLESEEHLGAESVPQLSQEISRADAVVIGMGLGEDPATQDAVLAIAGLLSKSRVPAVVDADAIKALGRSPVAVKGTVSVLTPHAGEFFALTGVRLPEEKEEGWRDRLPAVMEWASRLGATILLKSRYDVITDGSRYRVKNIGNPGMTVGGTGDVLAGVTGALLSRGAEPFRAAVAASFINSHAGDILAEEIGQRFTARDLVDALPFVLKKFGH; encoded by the coding sequence GTGTCTGAGGCTCTCTCCCCCGAAGAGATAAGGGCTATTGACGTTAACTGCGAGTTCCTCGGAGTCAGCAGGCTGCAGCTGATGGAGAATGCGGGCAGGGCCGTGGTCGAGGCGATTATGGCCGCTCATGGGCTGAATTCAAAGTCGGTCCTCGTGCTCGCGCACACGGGGAACAAGGGGGGCGACGGCTTCGTCGCTGCCAGACACGCCGCCTCGGCGGGCGCGAGGGTGACAGTCGTCCTCCTGGCGAAGCCCGACCAGATCAGCACAGAGGAGGCGCGCGCCAACTTCTCTGCGGTCTCGAGGATGCGCAACTCGGTCACCCTGCTGACCGCACCGACAGAGTCGGAGCTGGCCCTGCTCGAGGGGCTCTTCGGCTCCGCTGACATAATCGTCGACGCCATGCTGGGCACGGGGGCGAGGGGCGTCCTGAGGGAGCCAGTGAGGACGGCGGTCAGGATGGCAAACTCGGCTAGGGGACTGAGGGTCGCGATAGACGTCCCGACGGGCATAGATTCCAGAACGGGCGAGGTGATGGGCGACGCGTTCCGGGCAGACCTAACGGTCACGCACCACAAGCCGAAGACCGGGATCGTGAAGGACGTCGCGAAAGGCTACGTCGGCGAACTGAGGACGGTGGGCATCGGTGTGCCGCCCGAGGCCGAGATATTCGCGGGGCCCGGGGACATTTCCCTTGCCCTGCCCCCGAGAAGGCTCCACTCCCACAAGGGGGAGAACGGCCGCCTCCTCGTGATCGGCGGGTCTTCAAGGTACACGGGTGCCCCTGCGCTCGCGGCGATGGCGGCCCTCAGGACCGGGATTGACCTTGCCGTGGTAGCCGTCCCCAGGTCGATCGCGAGGGAGGTGAGGGGCTACTCCCCTGACCTGATCGTGGTGCCGCTCGAATCCGAGGAGCACCTAGGCGCGGAGTCCGTCCCGCAGCTATCCCAGGAGATCTCACGGGCGGACGCCGTCGTGATCGGTATGGGTCTTGGCGAGGACCCCGCGACCCAAGATGCGGTACTGGCGATAGCGGGGCTCCTCTCCAAGTCAAGGGTCCCGGCGGTCGTAGACGCTGACGCGATCAAGGCATTGGGGAGGTCCCCGGTGGCCGTAAAGGGCACGGTCTCAGTTTTAACACCGCACGCCGGGGAGTTCTTCGCATTGACGGGGGTGCGTCTCCCGGAGGAGAAGGAGGAGGGGTGGAGGGATCGCCTCCCGGCAGTGATGGAGTGGGCTTCTAGGCTGGGGGCCACCATACTCCTTAAGTCGAGGTACGACGTGATCACCGACGGCTCGAGGTACAGGGTGAAGAACATCGGGAACCCTGGGATGACCGTAGGCGGAACTGGGGACGTCCTCGCCGGCGTCACGGGCGCGCTCCTGAGCAGGGGGGCTGAGCCCTTCAGGGCAGCGGTAGCCGCTTCGTTCATCAACTCGCACGCGGGCGACATCCTTGCTGAGGAGATCGGACAGCGGTTCACGGCTCGCGACCTCGTCGATGCCCTGCCTTTCGTCCTCAAGAAATTTGGGCACTGA
- a CDS encoding flavodoxin domain-containing protein, with the protein MSKIELAEGIYWVGAVDWDVRNFHGFSYTTHRGTSYNAYLIVDEKVALVDTVYKPFAGEMVRRISDVVDPSRIDYIVMNHVESDHSSSLTEMMGLAPKAKIFGTARCKAGLEKHYFCKMDFQTVRTGDELRLGRRTLMFIEAPMLHWPDSMFTYVKEDGILMPNDAFGQHLASSGRFDDEVDAHVLMEEAAKYYANILLPLSPLVKKKIDEILAMKVPISMIAPSHGIIWKKDPLKIVNAYAKWAAGETEKRVIIAYDTMWGSTEKMARAILEGIRSEGVEARIYRFPYSDSSDIIGELLEAGGLLVGSSTINNGILPTLAPFLVDVKGLKPKGRKAAAFGSYGWMGGATDEIEAALKAAGMEIVMPALKVNWVPTEEELKRCEEFGREFARKL; encoded by the coding sequence TTGTCTAAGATCGAGTTGGCTGAAGGGATATACTGGGTCGGGGCGGTAGACTGGGACGTGAGGAACTTCCACGGCTTCTCCTACACCACCCACAGGGGGACGAGCTACAACGCCTACCTTATAGTGGACGAGAAGGTAGCGCTTGTCGACACGGTCTACAAGCCCTTTGCCGGCGAGATGGTCAGGAGGATAAGCGATGTCGTGGACCCTTCAAGAATAGACTACATTGTAATGAACCACGTTGAGAGCGACCACTCCAGTTCGCTCACCGAGATGATGGGGCTTGCGCCAAAGGCAAAGATCTTTGGCACTGCGAGGTGCAAGGCCGGTCTGGAAAAGCACTACTTCTGCAAGATGGACTTCCAGACCGTCAGGACTGGAGACGAGCTCAGGCTGGGCAGGAGGACGCTCATGTTCATAGAGGCCCCGATGCTCCACTGGCCGGACAGCATGTTCACCTACGTGAAGGAGGACGGCATACTGATGCCCAACGATGCCTTCGGGCAGCACCTGGCGAGCTCGGGGAGGTTCGACGACGAGGTCGACGCCCACGTGCTGATGGAGGAGGCTGCGAAGTACTATGCGAACATACTCCTCCCGCTGAGCCCACTCGTGAAGAAGAAGATAGACGAGATCCTTGCGATGAAGGTGCCAATAAGCATGATAGCGCCGAGCCACGGCATTATATGGAAGAAGGATCCGCTGAAGATAGTCAACGCCTACGCCAAGTGGGCTGCCGGGGAGACTGAGAAGAGGGTGATAATCGCGTACGACACCATGTGGGGGAGCACCGAGAAGATGGCGAGGGCGATCCTCGAGGGCATAAGGTCGGAGGGCGTCGAAGCCAGGATTTACAGGTTCCCCTACTCGGACAGCAGCGACATAATCGGCGAGCTCCTTGAAGCAGGGGGGCTACTTGTAGGGTCTTCTACCATCAACAACGGGATCCTTCCGACGCTGGCGCCGTTCCTGGTCGACGTGAAGGGGCTGAAGCCGAAGGGGAGGAAGGCAGCCGCCTTCGGATCATACGGCTGGATGGGGGGGGCTACGGACGAGATCGAGGCTGCGCTCAAGGCGGCAGGCATGGAGATCGTGATGCCTGCGCTGAAGGTCAACTGGGTGCCCACCGAGGAGGAGCTGAAGAGGTGCGAGGAGTTCGGGAGGGAGTTCGCGAGGAAGCTCTGA
- the cimA gene encoding citramalate synthase: MSCYSIVEGLKWGIAKSNFVEVYDTTLRDGAQAKDVNFSLQDKLRITSKLDEFGVSYIEGGWPGSNPKDEEYFRAVRDIPLRNAEVVAFGSTRRSSVRACEDTNLNAIVNSGVKTAAIFGKSWDLHVRSVLGTDLETNVEMVYDSVRYLRDHGLRVIFDAEHFYDGYMSSRDYALEVVKAAQEAGAETVVLCDTNGGTLPADFERITRDVVSSLKARIGVHCHNDSGTAVANSVLGVVAGARHVQGTINGIGERCGNADLCQIIPALELKMGFATSRLAVERLRGLKSLSLYVYEVLHMRPDPRQPYVGENAFAHKGGVHVDAVIKNCVAYEHIEPSLVGNMRLFSVSELSGKANIMAKIREFGLQADKNSPAIASLLKKIKELEYRGYLLEGADASLFLLIAKELGYYRKLFEVAQWRTISESRDGGFAAESSIKLRVGDRELYVIEEGNGPVNAQDRALRKAMYGFFPEIERVQLVNYKVSIAETAEGTASSVRNFVEFSDGGSNWVTVGVSTNILEASKEALVDGYDYYLQRKRIGVSDRT; encoded by the coding sequence TTGTCATGCTATTCCATTGTCGAGGGTCTGAAATGGGGGATTGCCAAATCGAACTTTGTTGAGGTCTACGACACCACGCTCCGCGACGGGGCGCAGGCCAAGGACGTGAACTTCTCCCTCCAGGACAAGCTCAGGATCACCTCAAAGCTGGACGAGTTCGGTGTATCCTACATCGAGGGAGGGTGGCCGGGATCGAACCCGAAGGACGAGGAGTACTTCCGCGCCGTCAGGGACATCCCACTGAGGAACGCCGAAGTCGTCGCCTTCGGGAGCACGAGGCGGAGCTCGGTGAGGGCCTGCGAGGACACCAACCTGAACGCGATCGTAAACAGCGGTGTTAAGACCGCCGCGATATTCGGAAAGTCCTGGGACCTCCACGTGAGGAGCGTCCTCGGCACCGACCTCGAGACGAACGTCGAGATGGTCTACGACTCGGTCAGGTACCTGAGGGACCACGGGCTGCGCGTCATATTCGACGCAGAGCACTTCTACGACGGATACATGTCCTCAAGGGACTACGCGCTCGAGGTCGTGAAGGCAGCCCAGGAGGCGGGCGCTGAGACGGTGGTACTCTGCGACACGAACGGGGGCACGCTCCCTGCGGACTTTGAGAGGATCACAAGGGACGTGGTCTCCTCCCTGAAGGCTAGGATCGGCGTGCACTGCCACAACGACTCGGGTACTGCGGTGGCGAACTCGGTCCTCGGGGTGGTCGCCGGGGCGCGCCACGTCCAGGGCACAATAAACGGGATCGGCGAGAGGTGCGGGAACGCCGACCTCTGCCAGATAATACCTGCCCTCGAGTTGAAGATGGGGTTCGCAACATCGAGGCTCGCCGTAGAGAGGCTCAGGGGTCTCAAGTCGCTATCGCTCTACGTCTACGAGGTCCTCCACATGAGGCCGGACCCGCGCCAGCCATACGTCGGCGAAAATGCATTCGCGCACAAGGGCGGCGTGCACGTCGACGCGGTGATAAAGAACTGCGTCGCATACGAGCACATCGAACCGTCGCTGGTCGGGAATATGCGCCTCTTCTCGGTCTCTGAGCTGTCCGGAAAGGCAAACATCATGGCGAAGATCAGGGAGTTCGGGCTGCAGGCAGACAAGAACTCGCCGGCTATCGCGTCGCTGCTGAAGAAGATCAAGGAGCTGGAGTACCGTGGCTACCTCCTGGAGGGGGCTGACGCGTCCCTCTTCCTGCTCATCGCGAAGGAGCTCGGGTACTACCGGAAGCTCTTCGAAGTTGCCCAGTGGCGGACGATAAGCGAGTCTCGGGACGGCGGGTTCGCTGCAGAGAGCTCGATTAAGCTCAGGGTCGGGGACAGGGAGCTCTACGTCATCGAGGAGGGCAACGGCCCGGTCAACGCGCAGGACAGGGCGCTCAGGAAGGCCATGTACGGCTTCTTCCCCGAGATCGAGAGGGTCCAGCTCGTCAACTACAAGGTGTCAATCGCAGAGACGGCCGAGGGGACCGCCTCGTCGGTGAGGAACTTCGTCGAGTTCTCGGATGGTGGTTCGAACTGGGTGACGGTAGGGGTCTCCACAAACATACTCGAGGCGAGCAAGGAGGCGCTGGTGGACGGGTACGACTACTACCTCCAGAGGAAGAGGATTGGGGTTTCTGACCGGACTTAG
- a CDS encoding zinc-ribbon domain-containing protein, with protein MEDRTCAKCGRELPADAAFCPSCGSPVQREAPKTYTAVRQRELAGPLFGGGVLVVLGSTFWLATTGVISWAIWWAYFLCGLGVLLVLLGIHNARSGKDSGPITGGVVVLAIGIIAILAWNYSLSSWWPLVLIAIGLVVIVSALLAHRITRR; from the coding sequence ATGGAAGATCGTACTTGCGCAAAGTGCGGCAGGGAGTTGCCCGCAGACGCGGCGTTCTGCCCGTCGTGCGGCTCCCCGGTCCAGAGGGAAGCACCGAAGACCTACACTGCGGTGCGACAGAGGGAGCTTGCAGGCCCGCTCTTCGGGGGCGGGGTACTCGTAGTGCTGGGCTCCACGTTCTGGCTTGCCACGACCGGTGTGATCTCCTGGGCGATTTGGTGGGCATACTTCCTGTGCGGTCTGGGTGTCCTCCTCGTTCTGCTAGGGATCCACAATGCGAGGTCCGGCAAGGACTCTGGGCCGATAACAGGTGGAGTCGTAGTTCTTGCCATAGGCATTATCGCGATCCTCGCCTGGAATTACTCGCTCTCGAGCTGGTGGCCGCTGGTCCTCATAGCGATCGGCCTGGTCGTCATAGTCTCGGCATTGCTTGCCCACAGGATCACCCGCAGATAG
- a CDS encoding ABC transporter permease, with amino-acid sequence MPEGAAPKVLAVVRKELIQLTRDPRSLVMIALIPLVVMLLFGVGYGGSAGKVGLVIVDMDGGQMGAALVSAISETPTVSVEAYAHTVEEARLMVSRGKAPAALVIPESFTASLLEGRPVQVLVIIDESSPALASTIKDSMLAVTYYFQQEFARQVHGPSVELIYNSVYGPTVTSLEAFTPFVVALVLQLVPTTLISIAICREKEKGTFEQLIMSPVSRLDIIFGKLLAYFVATLADMLITLSVAINVFGVVIRGSVPDLLLISTMYLLGSLGLGMLISVLSRNQLQANQAAIFIFIPFLLFCGGLAPVELLSPEAAAIANINPMYHFITAFRGIMIKGYGLPQLLQPVGALLVYMGVMMSIAPVMLKLRLE; translated from the coding sequence TTGCCTGAGGGTGCGGCGCCGAAGGTTCTGGCGGTGGTCAGGAAGGAGCTCATCCAGCTCACGAGGGATCCGAGGTCGCTGGTCATGATAGCGCTCATACCGCTCGTCGTGATGCTCCTCTTCGGTGTCGGGTACGGCGGGTCTGCCGGCAAGGTCGGTCTCGTGATCGTGGACATGGACGGGGGGCAGATGGGGGCAGCCCTTGTCAGCGCGATCTCAGAGACCCCGACGGTCTCCGTGGAGGCATACGCACACACGGTCGAGGAGGCGCGGCTGATGGTGAGCAGAGGCAAGGCTCCAGCGGCCCTGGTGATACCAGAGAGCTTCACAGCCTCCCTGCTGGAAGGGAGGCCCGTCCAGGTCCTTGTGATCATAGACGAGAGCTCGCCTGCGCTCGCCAGCACGATCAAGGACTCGATGCTCGCGGTCACCTACTACTTCCAACAGGAGTTCGCGAGGCAGGTACACGGCCCGTCGGTAGAACTGATCTACAACTCAGTGTACGGTCCCACGGTGACCAGCCTCGAGGCATTCACCCCGTTCGTGGTCGCGCTCGTCCTGCAGCTCGTCCCGACCACCCTGATCTCGATCGCGATATGCAGGGAGAAGGAGAAGGGGACTTTCGAGCAGCTCATCATGTCCCCGGTGAGCAGGCTCGACATAATCTTCGGGAAGCTCTTGGCATACTTCGTTGCGACCCTCGCGGACATGCTCATCACGCTCTCCGTCGCAATCAACGTCTTCGGGGTGGTGATCAGGGGCTCGGTGCCAGACCTGCTCCTGATATCCACGATGTACCTGCTGGGGTCGCTCGGGCTAGGGATGCTCATCTCCGTGCTGTCGAGGAACCAGCTCCAGGCGAATCAGGCTGCCATATTCATATTCATACCCTTCCTGCTATTCTGCGGGGGGCTCGCCCCGGTGGAGCTCCTCTCGCCCGAGGCTGCGGCGATCGCCAACATAAACCCGATGTACCACTTCATAACGGCGTTCAGGGGGATAATGATAAAGGGGTACGGGCTGCCGCAGCTCCTCCAGCCGGTGGGGGCCCTCCTGGTTTACATGGGCGTGATGATGTCAATCGCGCCAGTCATGCTCAAGCTGAGATTGGAGTGA
- a CDS encoding ABC transporter ATP-binding protein yields MDPALAVEITGLRKVFGSFAAVDGLDLRIRKGEIYGLLGPNGAGKTTTIRMICGLLAPTSGEVLVWGYRMPGERDALIRITGYMAQKFSLYEDLTVRENLEFYGRLYGIPRMELKERVSELLEFLSLGEFSRRLAGRLSGGMKQRLALGVALIHRPKLLILDEPTAGVDPPIRRMFWEYLRGLNRESVTILVTTHYMDEAENCDRVGLVNRGRVVAEGTPRELKKRVFGGDLVEVTVRGCGDPESALPSCKVLDRKGAAEGSGGGTPAAVTLRVLVQDAPREIPAMVSALERAGFTVVSASPTYVTLEDVFIRVVEGAVRVA; encoded by the coding sequence ATGGATCCAGCTCTTGCAGTCGAGATCACCGGTCTGAGAAAGGTCTTCGGCAGCTTTGCGGCTGTGGACGGGCTGGATCTCCGGATAAGGAAGGGCGAGATCTACGGCCTGCTTGGTCCGAACGGTGCCGGGAAGACGACCACGATAAGGATGATCTGCGGGCTCTTGGCGCCGACATCCGGCGAGGTCCTCGTCTGGGGCTACAGGATGCCGGGTGAGAGGGACGCCCTGATCAGGATCACGGGATACATGGCCCAGAAGTTCAGCCTCTACGAGGACCTGACGGTGAGGGAGAACCTCGAGTTCTACGGGAGGCTCTACGGGATCCCTCGCATGGAGCTGAAGGAGCGGGTCTCCGAGCTCCTGGAATTCCTCTCGCTTGGGGAGTTCTCTAGGAGGCTTGCGGGGAGGCTCAGCGGCGGGATGAAGCAGAGGCTCGCTCTCGGCGTGGCACTAATACACCGCCCGAAGCTGCTCATCCTCGACGAGCCCACCGCCGGCGTGGACCCGCCGATAAGGAGGATGTTCTGGGAGTACCTCCGGGGGCTGAACAGGGAGTCGGTCACGATACTGGTCACCACGCACTACATGGACGAGGCCGAGAACTGCGACAGGGTAGGGCTGGTCAACAGGGGCAGGGTCGTCGCCGAGGGGACCCCGCGCGAGCTCAAGAAGAGGGTCTTCGGTGGAGACCTGGTGGAGGTGACGGTGAGGGGGTGCGGTGATCCTGAGTCCGCCCTCCCTTCCTGCAAGGTTCTTGACCGGAAGGGGGCTGCCGAGGGCTCGGGAGGGGGCACGCCGGCGGCAGTCACGCTCAGGGTTCTTGTCCAGGACGCGCCCCGGGAGATCCCTGCGATGGTAAGCGCGCTCGAGAGGGCGGGCTTCACCGTCGTCTCCGCGTCTCCCACCTACGTGACTCTGGAGGACGTCTTCATCAGAGTCGTTGAGGGGGCGGTGAGGGTTGCCTGA
- a CDS encoding helix-turn-helix domain-containing protein, translating into MPGTDLRSMAAYQALKEAGLTDYEALAYLGLVVRGPTTAKALSESTGIPNTRVYDVLGELERRGWIEVDASRPMRFRAKPPPEVLGVVRAEQQQRLGRVEEVFMKELLPVYETKAAESTEIWFIRSVPGMVNRIMSLLSSAKGELRLMMGHFETEVYGGVIGEIPEIARKKRVRVIVSEDVARAIPGSGLQGAEVIVGAAVAPFNIILSDSGEVLFHLWSGIESPPERRKNFMVYVSDRSIEKVIRDYIDAFFSVGFLAGQTGRRPPFTGQG; encoded by the coding sequence ATGCCGGGGACTGACTTGCGATCGATGGCAGCCTACCAGGCGCTGAAGGAGGCGGGGCTGACTGATTACGAGGCGCTGGCGTACCTGGGGCTCGTTGTCCGCGGGCCGACCACCGCAAAGGCGTTGAGCGAGTCGACAGGCATCCCCAACACCAGGGTCTACGACGTCCTCGGCGAGCTGGAGCGGAGGGGGTGGATCGAGGTTGACGCGAGCAGGCCGATGAGGTTCCGGGCGAAGCCCCCGCCTGAAGTCCTCGGCGTCGTAAGGGCGGAGCAGCAGCAAAGGCTTGGCAGGGTGGAGGAGGTCTTCATGAAGGAGCTCCTCCCGGTCTACGAGACCAAGGCTGCAGAGAGCACCGAGATCTGGTTCATAAGATCCGTCCCCGGGATGGTGAACAGGATCATGTCCCTCCTGTCGTCCGCGAAGGGTGAGCTGAGGCTGATGATGGGGCACTTCGAGACCGAGGTCTACGGCGGGGTGATCGGCGAGATCCCCGAGATCGCTAGGAAGAAGAGGGTCAGGGTGATCGTCTCGGAGGACGTCGCGCGCGCCATCCCGGGGAGCGGGCTCCAGGGGGCAGAGGTCATTGTCGGCGCAGCGGTCGCGCCCTTCAACATCATCCTCTCAGACAGCGGGGAGGTACTCTTCCACCTGTGGTCCGGGATCGAGAGCCCGCCCGAGAGGAGGAAGAACTTCATGGTCTACGTCTCGGACAGGTCCATCGAGAAGGTGATCAGGGACTACATCGACGCCTTCTTCTCGGTGGGGTTCTTGGCAGGGCAGACGGGGAGGCGTCCTCCCTTCACAGGACAAGGATGA